In Mycolicibacter virginiensis, the DNA window TCTCTACCTGTGCGGCGATCTGCTTGTTGGTGGGGATGATCTGGCCGCGATACCGCCAGGTCATGGCGTCGTGCAGGGCAGCCGGCTCGAAGCGGGCCGCCGGGCCGGCTTCCTTACCGAGTCCGAGGTCGAGCATCCCGAATTGCAGGAGCTGCAAAAGCATTTCGATGCCCAGCGATCCCGGTTGGACGGGGTCGCCGAAGAAGTGCGCCTTGAAGTACCACTCGCCGGGGTTGACGTCTTTGACGCCGCGCCACTGGCCCAATCCGGCGGCGCCGCCGGTGGGCCAGCGTCCGGTGACCCGGTCGACCATCAGCAGCATCGGGTCCGCCAACCGCGCTCCGGCGCCGAAGAATTCGGCAGGCTGCGTGGTCAAATCGACCAGGGGCGCCTCGCACGGCTGCGCGAGCGAGGCACGTTGAGAGTCGCTGACCGGGAGACCTACCTGGTTCTGCAGCGCTTCGCGTTTGAAGTAGCCGAACACGGTGTCGAAGGTGTAGACCGGTCCGTCGTCGGCAATGATCTCCCCGTCGAAGCCGACGATGATGGTTCCCGCGGCCTTGGCGAGGCTCTTGAGCTTCACCTTGATTCGTAGCGTTCCGGTCGCCGGGGTCACCTCACGGTGTTGGGTTCCCGTCCCGTCCAGGTTGCGGAAGAACAGGTCCGCCTCACCATCCAGCGGGCAGCCCACGTAGCTGGCCAGCCAGCCGCAGGGCTGCAGCGCGACCTCCATCAGCACCGCGTTGGGCATCGTCTCGTGGCCGTTGGCCGCGCCGTTCTCGGCGAAGTACCAGGCGTCGGCCGGGACGTCGTACTCCACGACGACTTCAGCGCCGGCCTTCATCACGCCGGTCTCACCGACCAGCTCGGTGACCCGAGACATGAAGTGATACGGCGGACCGGGCAGCCGGGCCGCCTTGCGGGGCGAATCGAACTTCTCGAACAGCGGCCCAAAGGCCATGGACGGCTTGGCGATCGCACTGGCGAGCATCGCCTGGTAGTCGTAGCGGAATCCGTTGGCCTCGGCGACCTGCTTGGGCTCGACGTAGCCTTCGAGCTCTTTGGCGCCGGAGTCCATCGGCCATCCCGGTGACAGCTTCAGGCCCATCCGCTCGCAGTGGAAGGCGGGCAATCCGTCGACGGTGCAGAGCAGGTCGGCGAAGAGCGTCGGCTCGGGTCCGGCGATCACCTCGCGAACGAACACTTCGTAGACCACCTCACGCGACTGCGGTGTGACCTGACCCCGGCAACGCAGCTTGTAGGTCTCGAAGGGAACCGGTTCGAAGCGCCAGCCGTCGCAGTCGATCGTCATGCCCAGGGCGGTCATGTAGATCGCCATGGTCTGCATGGTCGCCTCGTACATCAGGGTGCCCGGCATGCAGGGGTCGTTCTTGAAATGGCCGGCGAAGAAGCAGTTCTCCGGCGTGACGGGCGCGACGGCTCGCAGGTAGCCGCGGCCCCACGGCCCACCGGTGAAGTCCAGATCCGTCACTTCGTCGACGAAGAGCATGTCGCCGGCGTGGATGCTGGGGGTGCGGGTGTGGCTGCCGGCGCGCTCGAAGCCCTCGCCGAACGTCTGCCAGATCTCACCGGCGGCCATCGCCTCCAGGTCGGCACGCTGCAGTGAGGTGCGCGACGTCTGGGCCGGCGTCTGCTCCATCGGCCCGCTGACGGTCTGTTCCTCGGGGCGCCACAAGATCCCGCCGGATGCGGCCAACTCCTCGTCGGTGAAGAACCCGGCCTGGCCGTTACGCATCGACATCCGCTCGACGCCGTCGATCGTGCAGTCGTAGTGAAAGAAGAACAGCCGCACATCGCCTTGGCGGGCGTGGCCGTCCACATGGATGTCGAAGCGCAGGGTGTCGCCGATCTCGGGCAGGCCACCGAGGTAGGTGACCTCGCAGCCGAGCAACCGGTAGACCCGCTCGCTCTTGTTGAGCAGATCCGCGCCCATCCAGGAGATGAGCATCAGATCGGCCTGCCCACTTTCGATCATGATGCCGGCGGGCATCCGATCCTGCTGGAGCCACCAGGAGTCGGCGGTGACATCGGTTTCGGTCCACAACGTTCCGGTGCCGTGGCGGGCCGGCTCGGCGTCGATGCCCAGCAGTCGATCCGCCAGCAGCAGTGGCGGTTCGGGCATCCGGACCTGCCGCAGGTACTGGTCCTGCTCGGCGAACGCCGGGCCGAAGATCTCGGAGATGTTGCCCGACGAGTGCACCCGCAGCCCGTCCTTGTCGAGCTTGAGGCCCACCGGTTCACGCTTGACCGTCGGCGCCGGGACCACCTTGTCGGCCGGCTTGACGGGCTGGATCGCCCGGCTTGCGCCCGCGGGCATGGCGGCGGCGGGCATGACGACGGCGGGTGCCGCGGCGGCTGCGGCCTGCGGCTCCGGTCGCGACGGCATCGCCGCGGCCACACCCAACGGCAGCCGGGCCAGCGACTCGGCGACCGGTGCCAGAACCGGAGGCATCGGGAGTTGTGTTGGCATGAATTGCTCCAGTTGATGAGGGGGGTTCGTTCCTGGGGCCGTGACGCGTGGTGGCAGATGGACCGCGGGCAGGTGCGCGGGGAAGTTGAGCCGGATAGGTTTCGCGGCGCCGTTGGCCGCTGGCGGCGCCGTCAGGGCCGCGGCCTGGAGCCCGGTCGCTGACGACACCAAGGTCACCTGCTGTCGCTGGTCGGCCATTCCGGTGAGTTCCACGGCGACGCGCCGTTGCTCGGACGTCCAGGGCTCGCCGTCGGGCCACACTCCGAGCGCTCCGTAGAGCACGCCGGCGGCCACATGCAGCAGTCCCGAAGCGGCGTGCGCGTGACCCAACAGGGCGGAAAGGTTCACCGCACCCGGAACGGTGCCCAGGTGCAGGCATTCGGCGTCCACCTGCTGATCGGGCAGCAGCGTCGCATACACCGGGTTACCGTCACGGCGCGCATCGGCGACGCGCTTGAGCACGAGAACGACGGCGGCGTCCGCGGGTATCTGCTCGTCGGCGTGCAGTAATGCCCGCGCCGCTGCCTGATGCACGGGTTCGCAGCTCAGGTCCACCGCCCCGACCACGGCGGCGTCGATCTCTCCGCGCCGCAATGCCCGCGCGGCCAGCTCAAGGGCGGTGGTGCCCGAGAGCTGTTCCCGCGACACCGTGAAACTGGGTCCCCGTAGATCGAATTGGCTATTGAGACGGTTCGCCACGATGTTGGGCATGGCTCCCACGACGCCCGCGGCGGTCCACCCCGCAACGACGTCGTCGCGAGCCGCGGCGAGCCGGTCGGGCTCGTCGAATTCGTCTGCCAACCGCCAGCGCTGCCCGAACCGGGCGACTTCGGCGTCGCAGCCCATTCCGACGACGACGCTGGTGGTCTCCGGCGGCAAGCTCTTGATCAACTCGCCGATGCCCAGGGCCGCACCGAGCAACGCCAGTTGTTGGGGTTGGGTCTGTTTGAGGTCCGCAGGCGGGAAGCGGGTTTGGGTCAGGTCCAGGCTGACCTCATCCATGCGTGCCCCGCGGGCTCCGTCGGCCATGCCGGTGGGAATCGGCTGGCACGACTTCAAGTGCTCGGCGACTGAGGCCGTTTCGTGTCCGTCGCCGAGCAGGAGGCTCAGGCCGACGATCGCGATCTCCTGCTCGGTCCGGGGTGCGGTGACCGGTGGAGCCGGCGCTGGACCCCGTCCGCCGACCCATTCTTCGAGCAGCAGGTGGGCATTGTTGCCGCCGAAGCCGAAGTTGTTGACCGCGGCCCGACGGGGTCCGTCGCTGTCCCACGGCTCAGCCTCGGTGAGCAGCCGGAATGGCGAGTCGGCGATGAAGGGCAGCGGCTCCTCGGCGTGCAGCGTCGGCGGACGTACCCCGGCACGCATCGCTGCCAGTACTTTGATGGCTCCCGCTGCACCGGACGCCGTGATCGAGTGCCCCAGATTGGATTTCAGCGATCCGATGGGCACGTCTGTCATGCCGGCGAAGATCCGCGCCATGCTCATCAGTTCGGTCAGGTCGCCGCGCGATGTTCCGGTGGCATGGCATTCGATGAGGGAGATGTCACGCGGCTCGAGTCCGGCCATCTCGTAGGCCAAGCGCATCGCGCGTTCTTGGCCGTCCTGGGAGGGCACCAGAAATCCATGTCCCCGACCGTCGTTGCTCAAGCCGACGCCCCGAATGACGCCCAGGATGGTGTCGCCGTCGGCCATCGCATCGTCAAGGCGCCGCAACACCAGGATGGCCGCGCCCTCGGCCGGCACCAGCCCGTCGGCGCCGCTGTGGAACGGTCGTGACCGCCCCGTTCGACTCAGTGCCTGCAGGGCGGTGAAGCCGATGTGCAGCAGCAGATCACTGGCACCGTTGATGCCGCCGGCGAACATGACGTCGGCGGTGCGGTCATGCAAGCGGTCGCAGGCCAGCTTGATGGCATACAGCGACGAAGCGCAGGCGGCGTCGAGCGCTGCGGCGCCGCCGCTCAGACCCAGGGCCTGCGCGATGAGATGCGCCGGCAGCCCGGACATGAAGCGGTTGCGCCAGTCCACCCCGGGTTCGAGGCTGGATCCTTGCCCCCGCCAGACGGTTTCGGCGAGATCCGTCATCTTCTTTGTTGGGTAACTCAGGTTTCCCAGGACGATCCCAGCGGAACCGGGGACCTCACCTGCCCGCCATCCCGCACTGTCCAGGGCTTGTCTGGCCGCCTCGATTCCCCACCGGTAGAGCGGGTCCAGGCCGGCGAGGTCGTCAGCGTCGAGGAACAATCCGCGGGGATCGAATACGTCATCGAAGCCGCGGACGTAGCCGCCGCGGTCCGACCAGGTGTGGTCGAGTTCGGGTACGTCCGCCGGGGAACACAGGACGCGTGCCGGGGATACACCCCAGTAATCCGGGCCGGGCGAGCCCAGTGCGTCGCAGCCGTCGTGCACCGTTGTCCAGAGTTCACCCGCGTTCAGTCCCCCGGGTAGGACACAGCCCTGCCCGACGATCGCGATGGGATCAAACTTCACTTCGAATCAGCCGCCGTCGAGTCAGCCGCCGTAGGGATACAACTCGAGTCGTTTGAGACTGATTACCAGCTGGTTGTCGGCGTCTACCAGATCAAGGTCGCAGACGGCACGGCTGGTCTTGGCGTCCCCGCCGGTGAGCACGCACCGCAGGCCCGCACCCAGCGCTCCGGATCGGTAGCGGACGATCTCGCCCACCCGCAGCGGAAGGACATTGCGGCCGAGCAGCTCGTAGCTCCAGACCAGTGCCG includes these proteins:
- a CDS encoding beta-ketoacyl synthase N-terminal-like domain-containing protein, whose amino-acid sequence is MKFDPIAIVGQGCVLPGGLNAGELWTTVHDGCDALGSPGPDYWGVSPARVLCSPADVPELDHTWSDRGGYVRGFDDVFDPRGLFLDADDLAGLDPLYRWGIEAARQALDSAGWRAGEVPGSAGIVLGNLSYPTKKMTDLAETVWRGQGSSLEPGVDWRNRFMSGLPAHLIAQALGLSGGAAALDAACASSLYAIKLACDRLHDRTADVMFAGGINGASDLLLHIGFTALQALSRTGRSRPFHSGADGLVPAEGAAILVLRRLDDAMADGDTILGVIRGVGLSNDGRGHGFLVPSQDGQERAMRLAYEMAGLEPRDISLIECHATGTSRGDLTELMSMARIFAGMTDVPIGSLKSNLGHSITASGAAGAIKVLAAMRAGVRPPTLHAEEPLPFIADSPFRLLTEAEPWDSDGPRRAAVNNFGFGGNNAHLLLEEWVGGRGPAPAPPVTAPRTEQEIAIVGLSLLLGDGHETASVAEHLKSCQPIPTGMADGARGARMDEVSLDLTQTRFPPADLKQTQPQQLALLGAALGIGELIKSLPPETTSVVVGMGCDAEVARFGQRWRLADEFDEPDRLAAARDDVVAGWTAAGVVGAMPNIVANRLNSQFDLRGPSFTVSREQLSGTTALELAARALRRGEIDAAVVGAVDLSCEPVHQAAARALLHADEQIPADAAVVLVLKRVADARRDGNPVYATLLPDQQVDAECLHLGTVPGAVNLSALLGHAHAASGLLHVAAGVLYGALGVWPDGEPWTSEQRRVAVELTGMADQRQQVTLVSSATGLQAAALTAPPAANGAAKPIRLNFPAHLPAVHLPPRVTAPGTNPPHQLEQFMPTQLPMPPVLAPVAESLARLPLGVAAAMPSRPEPQAAAAAAPAVVMPAAAMPAGASRAIQPVKPADKVVPAPTVKREPVGLKLDKDGLRVHSSGNISEIFGPAFAEQDQYLRQVRMPEPPLLLADRLLGIDAEPARHGTGTLWTETDVTADSWWLQQDRMPAGIMIESGQADLMLISWMGADLLNKSERVYRLLGCEVTYLGGLPEIGDTLRFDIHVDGHARQGDVRLFFFHYDCTIDGVERMSMRNGQAGFFTDEELAASGGILWRPEEQTVSGPMEQTPAQTSRTSLQRADLEAMAAGEIWQTFGEGFERAGSHTRTPSIHAGDMLFVDEVTDLDFTGGPWGRGYLRAVAPVTPENCFFAGHFKNDPCMPGTLMYEATMQTMAIYMTALGMTIDCDGWRFEPVPFETYKLRCRGQVTPQSREVVYEVFVREVIAGPEPTLFADLLCTVDGLPAFHCERMGLKLSPGWPMDSGAKELEGYVEPKQVAEANGFRYDYQAMLASAIAKPSMAFGPLFEKFDSPRKAARLPGPPYHFMSRVTELVGETGVMKAGAEVVVEYDVPADAWYFAENGAANGHETMPNAVLMEVALQPCGWLASYVGCPLDGEADLFFRNLDGTGTQHREVTPATGTLRIKVKLKSLAKAAGTIIVGFDGEIIADDGPVYTFDTVFGYFKREALQNQVGLPVSDSQRASLAQPCEAPLVDLTTQPAEFFGAGARLADPMLLMVDRVTGRWPTGGAAGLGQWRGVKDVNPGEWYFKAHFFGDPVQPGSLGIEMLLQLLQFGMLDLGLGKEAGPAARFEPAALHDAMTWRYRGQIIPTNKQIAAQVEITRIVREDAGILAVAEASLWVDGKRIYTASNLGMRIVAGTGERQSPADAGAITTSTSTSLPAAVAPPAASAAPADTAAAVQNTVGATTTMDVALDPINDSWIVDHCPTYVIPSLPMMSVMDLFAQAAARASGGAKVVEITDVQMVRWVVVDSPKQLRVVLEQTQETGRFQGRLEVWRDAPRAELSRWEIHAHAVVVTAAQYTGEPEPPAPLEGAVPYADPYDGTVFHGPAFATLTDGARIGRNGSTGTLAIDRCAVPAGELQPGLLDGALHVVPHTAMSVWTTDTADPASYADAGDPDVGFPRRILSARFYSDTPVAGTVDVEVRFVGFDDAEGRMPTFDLWLSVAGKPWARIRMAEFLLSKGPLAEVGGPERRAFMGDRQAVPGLSLSERLGRGVLELNTARMATLDWFKGTLQAVYGTDSQGDSLMFDIVTKEAVADAVHNAVHPDRVQIIGGQVSCPALPLERITVDVEKLGPGACRASASSVTDWEPVRAWWTESAGMPDGWFGELALGAVLSRYVRHVVVTDPAAMAAVRGRPVLLLANHQVQVESLLGTTIGSWLTGTKVVTIGHAKHETGWVGNLLRMIDAAAGKELGHLRYFDQQQPQEFFGLVDALKRESAAFGVSVMVHADGTRSVSSGQRVERLTSTLLDMAIEMSMPIVPVYFAGGLPEEPLPHKLEVPYGHAAQDYIFGRPILPEELRGRPYAELRRYVMDAINALAPFSDAPHAPNYDVESRITAAAPGASPLESVWFCIEDALDSLPVDWRNLIADEEWETVKAAELSRS